The sequence below is a genomic window from bacterium.
CACATTGTCCCGATGCGTCGTTGCAATCTGGCTTGCACTTACTGTAACGAGTTTGATGACTTCTCCGCTCCGGTTCCCGAAGAAATCATGAAGGAACGGATCGACCGGTTGGCCGATCTGGGTCTTACGGTCCTGGTGATCAGTGGCGGCGAACCTTTAATGCACCCGCAACTGAACAACTTGATCGCTCACGGCCGGAAGCGTGGAATTTTGACCGGACTCATCAGCAATGGATATTTGCTGAATGTGGACCGTATCAAAAGATTGAATCAGGCTGGATTGGATCACCTGCAAATCAGCATCGACAACATCACTCCCGATGAGGTGTCCAAGAAGAGTTTGAAGGTTCTCGACAAAAAGCTTCAGATACTGGCAGAGCATGCCCATTTTGGGGTCAATGTAAATTCGGTTATCGGTGGAGGGATAAAGAATCCGCAGGATGCGGTAGTAATCAGTGCGCGTGCAGTCGAGCTCGGTCTCACAACCACTCTTGGCATTATTCACAATGGCGCCGGACAGCTTTTGCCATTAACCGCTGAAGAGCAAAAGATTTACGAACAACTTCGGGACAACGGTAAGCGGAGCTGGACCCGTTTTTACAAGTTTCAAGATGATATCGCCAAAGCGCGGCCGCATCAGTGGCGTTGCCGGTCCGGGAGCCGTTACCTTTATATCTGCGAGGATGGCCTGGTTCATTACTGTTCCCAAAAACGTGGTTTCCCAGGCATACCGCTCGCTGAATACACACGCGAACACATTCTCCGGGAATTCAATACCAAAAAACCTTGCGCGAAATTCTGCACGGTCGCCTGCGTGCACGTCGTTGCAACCTTTGACAACTGGCGAGCCCCACAAACCGAAAGAGCTTTCGTTCCTTACGAGCCGGAACCACAGCCGGAAGACGTTACAACTCTAGCGAACCTGCCGACTGCGTACGATTAATAATCAAAGTTGCGCGGACGTCTCGTCCGCGGAGTTTGCAGGCGGGACGCCCGCGCTACTTTGCTTATACAATGCTTCTAATTCCGTAGTAATCTCTGCGGGTGTTTTGCCGGAAAAATCGACTGGTTTGCCGAAATGAATGCGGATGATTCCCTTCTTCTTCGGACCGCGCGAATGAATGGGCCAGATTTCATAAGCGCCACACAAGAAGACGGGCACAACCGGTAGCTTTGAATAATTCACGAGCACTCCGATTCCATGGCGGAACGGTCTTAGCCTCCCATCCGGAGTTCTTTCTCCTTCAGGAAAAACCAACGGCGAATAACCTTTATCCACAAGCTCGCCGGTCAGTTCAATGGCTTTGCGGAGTCCGACACTGGTTGGCGGCAACGGATAAATATTGAAAAACAAACCAGCGGCGTAGAGATCGATCCATGCTTTTCGAAAACCCATGGCAGGAGCCAGTGAAGTACGCCAGCGAAAAGAAGGAAGCGCTTTGAGAATGGCGGGCGCATCCAGAATGCTTTGATGATTGGACACAAAAAATAACGGAGGTTTTAAACCCGTGAGATTTTCGAGACCCGTGACCTGCACCGTCATGCGCAAAGGCATTACAGGAAAAACAAGCGTGTACCAGGAAAGATAGCGCACCAGACGTATGGGGAACCAACGCGTCCACCTCCAATATGGATATGAACGAAGTAGCGTGAGCGTCTCGCCCGCGGAAGATTTTTCAATCAAAGCCGAGACATCACGCAAAGTTTTTGCACTCGCAAATGCCACTTCATCTATTTCCGTATTGCCGGACGATTCCAATTCCATCAACAATTCCACGCGATCCAGAGAGCTCAATCCAAGATCCTGATCCAGCCGCTTCTCCCCGGCTACTCCGGAGAGCAGTTGCCTCACCAGATCCTCCGGACTCTCTTGCTGCCGCGAAGACGAAACAATTCCACTTGCGATCGCCAAACGCTTTAACTTGCCCGTTGATGTTCTGGGCAATTCAGAATCAGGCCATAAACTGAAGGATTGGATTCGCTGAAAACCTTCCAGCCTTGCATTCGCCTGACTAACAATCTCTTCGATTGCATCCGGAGCCGCGTTATCCTTTAAGATGAAAACCGCGTGAACCACCGATCTGGATCCAATCTCTTTGGAAACAACCGCTGATTCCGCCACCCGTGGATCCTCATTCAAAACATCTTCCACATCCTGCGGATAAACATTCAAGCCTTCTGAGGTTACGATGACTTCTTTTTTCCGTCCCAGAAGCTGAAGGTTT
It includes:
- a CDS encoding radical SAM protein, whose protein sequence is MIGRGLATTRHPILAHIVPMRRCNLACTYCNEFDDFSAPVPEEIMKERIDRLADLGLTVLVISGGEPLMHPQLNNLIAHGRKRGILTGLISNGYLLNVDRIKRLNQAGLDHLQISIDNITPDEVSKKSLKVLDKKLQILAEHAHFGVNVNSVIGGGIKNPQDAVVISARAVELGLTTTLGIIHNGAGQLLPLTAEEQKIYEQLRDNGKRSWTRFYKFQDDIAKARPHQWRCRSGSRYLYICEDGLVHYCSQKRGFPGIPLAEYTREHILREFNTKKPCAKFCTVACVHVVATFDNWRAPQTERAFVPYEPEPQPEDVTTLANLPTAYD
- a CDS encoding AMP-binding protein, whose translation is MVLRDFLSFDRHSKRVAVIEQSPFRARKYTYAEMEQGLSNVAASFQEHALQEGDKVILWGDNSARWMMTFYACLLLKIVVVPIDASFSRDYVEKIRKITNAKLVCSDEEGSDWNAWLKEAGKSPAWPASDPHKDTLLEIIFTSGTTGEPKGVMITHGNLLANLVPIHEEYQKYKKFAAPFSPLRFVHLIPLSHLFGQVMGLFIPQMLAGTLVFTSAAASQIVQTAKTHRVSVIVCVPQELSLLRKYVAKKYEVKPMSSEKKRSPVVTILTRWWKYRKVHQEFGWKFWAFVVGGATLPMEEEKFWSELGYAVIQGYGLTETAPSITITHPFKGIKPGFVGKKLPGLEVRIAEDGEILVRGPHVSPGYFHNESATQEVYRDGWLHTGDLGQFDSEGNLQLLGRKKEVIVTSEGLNVYPQDVEDVLNEDPRVAESAVVSKEIGSRSVVHAVFILKDNAAPDAIEEIVSQANARLEGFQRIQSFSLWPDSELPRTSTGKLKRLAIASGIVSSSRQQESPEDLVRQLLSGVAGEKRLDQDLGLSSLDRVELLMELESSGNTEIDEVAFASAKTLRDVSALIEKSSAGETLTLLRSYPYWRWTRWFPIRLVRYLSWYTLVFPVMPLRMTVQVTGLENLTGLKPPLFFVSNHQSILDAPAILKALPSFRWRTSLAPAMGFRKAWIDLYAAGLFFNIYPLPPTSVGLRKAIELTGELVDKGYSPLVFPEGERTPDGRLRPFRHGIGVLVNYSKLPVVPVFLCGAYEIWPIHSRGPKKKGIIRIHFGKPVDFSGKTPAEITTELEALYKQSSAGVPPANSADETSAQL